One window from the genome of Parasteatoda tepidariorum isolate YZ-2023 chromosome 8, CAS_Ptep_4.0, whole genome shotgun sequence encodes:
- the LOC107438214 gene encoding mitochondrial potassium channel ATP-binding subunit isoform X2 gives MGLILLSRFNILKFCYSGNFKHTMQFKYAAPCNMKRSEHSFSAKLIKFSKKYLFTHSSTKKRMSMQSKLFGSLLCAGLITPLKFSVVFCASPHSRLVNLNSLENLHQEAKFDWKKFYTIIKSEVWYILCAVVSALVVALLNIRIPIALGDMVNVISSFLNDEYFQRDTATFLSELREPAIRLVYMYLIQSLFTFGYISILSVSGERVARNMRRELFSSVIEQDIAFFDAHKTGEISSRLTNDVQEFKSCYKLCISQGLRSIAQTTGCIVSLYLISPKMTALMVGVVPVIVVAGTFIGRILRKMSKQAQSQIAQASAVADEAIGNIKTVRAFAMEEAEKELYSNQVDEVRKLNSTLGVGIGLFQGLANLALNGIVLGVLCVGGSLMCSAEMTPGSMMAFLVATQTIQKSLAHLSLLFGQFIRGLAAGARIFQYMNLSPEIPLKGGKIIEDTELYGEVQFCDVTFRYPSRPNQAVLQHFDLTLPPRKMVALCGVSGGGKSTVASLLERFYDVENGAIKIDGVDIKSLDPCWLRGKVIGYIDQEPVLFATSIMENIRYGKPDATDDEVIEAAKLANAHGFISHFNDGYNTILGERGATVSGGQKQRIAIARALLKDPKILILDEATSALDVESEKVVQEALDYAVKDWKS, from the exons ATGGGATTAATATTGCTGAGTAGATTCAACATATTGAAGTTTTGTTATTctggaaattttaaacataccaTGCAATTCAA atatgCTGCTCCATGCAATATGAAAAGAAGTGAACATTCTTTTTCTGCAAAacttatcaaattttcaaaaaaatatctttttactcACTCTTCTACAAAGAAACGAATGTCAATGCAATCTAAGTTATTTGGAAGCCTTTTATGTGCTGGTTTAATAACACCTCTTAAATTTTCTGTGGTTTTTTGTGCTAGTCCACATTCAAGATTAGTCAACTTGaatagtttagaaaatttacATCAAGAAGCCAAGTTTGATTGGAAGAAGTTTTATACAATTATCAAAAGTGAAGTTTGGTATATTTTATGTGCTGTTGtg agtgcTCTTGTAGTTGCTCTATTGAATATCCGTATTCCAATTGCATTGGGTGATATGGTAAATGTTATCTCTTCTTTCTTAAACGATGAGTACTTTCAAAGAGATACAGCAACTTTCTTGAGTGAGTTACGAGAACCAGCTATACGACTagtttatatgtatttaattcag AGTCTCTTTACTTTTGGCTATATTTCTATACTTTCTGTTTCTGGTGAAAGAGTGGCCCGTAATATGAGGCGTGAACTGTTTTCTTCTGTGATTGAGCAAGACATTGCATTTTTTGATGCTCATAAAACTGGGGAAATTTCTAGCAG atTAACTAATGATGTTCAAGAGTTCAAAAGTTGTTACAAACTTTGTATATCTCAAGGTTTAAGAAGCATTGCTCAA aCAACTGGTTGCATTGTCTCATTGTATTTAATATCACCAAAAATGACAGCTTTAATGGTTGGTGTTGTACCTGTCATTGTTGTGGCTGGTACTTTTATTGGAAgaatattgagaaaaatgtcaaaacagGCTCAATCTCAG ATTGCACAAGCATCAGCTGTTGCAGATGAAGCTATTGGTAACATTAAAACAGTTCGTGCATTTGCCATGGAAGAAGCAGAAAAAGA gCTTTACTCTAACCAAGTCGATGAAGTTAGAAAATTAAACAGCACATTAGGAGTAGGCATTGGTCTATTTCAAGGACTTGCTAATCTTGCTCTAAATg gtaTTGTGTTGGGTGTTTTATGCGTGGGAGGATCTTTGATGTGCTCTGCTGAAATGACTCCTGGAAGCATGATGGCCTTTCTTGTTGCCACGCAAACTATACAAAA atcCCTTGCTCATCTGTCCTTATTATTTGGGCAGTTCATTCGTGGTTTAGCTGCAGGTGCAAGAATTTTTCAA tacATGAATTTATCTCCAGAGATACCTTTGAAAGGAGGGAAAATAATTGAGGATACTGAGCTTTATGGAGAAGTACAATTTTGTGATGTTACTTTTAGATATCCATCAAGACCTAATCag GCTGTTTTGCAACATTTTGATTTAACTTTGCCACCTAGAAAAATGGTTGCCTTATGTGGAGTTTCTGGTGGAG GAAAATCAACTGTTGCTAGTTTACTTGAGAGATTTTATGATGTGGAAAATGGAGCAATTAAAATTGATGGAGTTGACATTAAATCATTGGATCCTTGTTGGCTTCGAGGGAAAGTTATAGGCTATATTGATCAG gaGCCAGTTTTATTTGCTACTTCAATTATGGAAAATATAAGATATGGGAAACCTGATGCTACTGATGATGAG gTCATAGAAGCTGCTAAGTTGGCTAATGCACATGGTTTCATATCTCATTTCAATGATGGGTACAATACTATTCTTGGTGAACGTGGTGCGACGGTATCTGGTGGTCAAAAACAAAGAATTGCTATAGCTAGAGCCTTATTGAAAGacccaaaaattttaatactggaTGAAGCTACTAG